In a single window of the Ciconia boyciana chromosome 7, ASM3463844v1, whole genome shotgun sequence genome:
- the GPX7 gene encoding glutathione peroxidase 7 isoform X2: MLDPEGSVEHQPSSSFPKVFLIPLAMLLAIAALLLLAFSATQQKEPDFYTFKVVNIRGKLVSLEKYRGSVSLVVNVASECGYTDSHYKALQQLQRDLGPYHFNVLAFPCNQFGQQEPDTNKEIESFARKTYGASFPMFSKIAVSGAGAIPAFKYLIADMSHETWQNFVSLLVHIMTR, translated from the exons ATGCTAGATCCTGAGGGCAGTGTGGAGCAccagccttcctcttccttccccaaagTTTTCCTTATCCCTCTAGCCATGCTCCTTGCAATTGCAGCACTCCTGCTCTTAGCATTTTCCGCTACGCAGCAGAAAGAGCCTGATTTTTACACTTTCAAAGTTGTAAATATCAGGGGCAAATTAGTCTCTCTGGAGAAATACAGGGGCTCG GTGTCACTAGTTGTCAACGTTGCAAGTGAGTGTGGGTATACAGATAGCCACTACAAGGCCTTACAACAGTTACAGAGAGACCTCGGCCCATATCATTTCAATGTGCTGGCATTCCCATGCAATCAGTTTGGGCAGCAAGAACCAGACACTAACAAAGAAATTGAGAGTTTTGCGCGAAAGACTTATGGTGCCTCCTTTCCTATGTTCAGCAAAATTGCAGTCAGCGGAGCCGGTGCAATTCCTGCCTTCAAGTACTTAATTG CAGACATGTCACACGAAACTTGGCAAAACTTTGTTTCCCTGTTGGTCCACATAATGACAAGATAG
- the GPX7 gene encoding glutathione peroxidase 7 isoform X1 translates to MLDPEGSVEHQPSSSFPKVFLIPLAMLLAIAALLLLAFSATQQKEPDFYTFKVVNIRGKLVSLEKYRGSVSLVVNVASECGYTDSHYKALQQLQRDLGPYHFNVLAFPCNQFGQQEPDTNKEIESFARKTYGASFPMFSKIAVSGAGAIPAFKYLIDSTGEEPTWNFWKYLVDPNGKVVKAWDSTVSVEEIRPYVTELVRKIILKKKDEL, encoded by the exons ATGCTAGATCCTGAGGGCAGTGTGGAGCAccagccttcctcttccttccccaaagTTTTCCTTATCCCTCTAGCCATGCTCCTTGCAATTGCAGCACTCCTGCTCTTAGCATTTTCCGCTACGCAGCAGAAAGAGCCTGATTTTTACACTTTCAAAGTTGTAAATATCAGGGGCAAATTAGTCTCTCTGGAGAAATACAGGGGCTCG GTGTCACTAGTTGTCAACGTTGCAAGTGAGTGTGGGTATACAGATAGCCACTACAAGGCCTTACAACAGTTACAGAGAGACCTCGGCCCATATCATTTCAATGTGCTGGCATTCCCATGCAATCAGTTTGGGCAGCAAGAACCAGACACTAACAAAGAAATTGAGAGTTTTGCGCGAAAGACTTATGGTGCCTCCTTTCCTATGTTCAGCAAAATTGCAGTCAGCGGAGCCGGTGCAATTCCTGCCTTCAAGTACTTAATTG ATTCTACAGGAGAAGAACCAACCTGGAACTTCTGGAAATACCTGGTGGACCCCAATGGGAAAGTAGTAAAGGCCTGGGACTCTACTGTCTCTGTTGAAGAAATAAGACCTTATGTTACAGAACTTGTAAGGAAAATCatcctgaagaagaaagatgaattaTGA
- the GPX7 gene encoding glutathione peroxidase 7 isoform X3 gives MLDPEGSVEHQPSSSFPKVFLIPLAMLLAIAALLLLAFSATQQKEPDFYTFKVVNIRGKLVSLEKYRGSVSLVVNVASECGYTDSHYKALQQLQRDLGPYHFNVLAFPCNQFGQQEPDTNKEIESFARKTYGASFPMFSKIAVSGAGAIPAFKYLIDMSHETWQNFVSLLVHIMTR, from the exons ATGCTAGATCCTGAGGGCAGTGTGGAGCAccagccttcctcttccttccccaaagTTTTCCTTATCCCTCTAGCCATGCTCCTTGCAATTGCAGCACTCCTGCTCTTAGCATTTTCCGCTACGCAGCAGAAAGAGCCTGATTTTTACACTTTCAAAGTTGTAAATATCAGGGGCAAATTAGTCTCTCTGGAGAAATACAGGGGCTCG GTGTCACTAGTTGTCAACGTTGCAAGTGAGTGTGGGTATACAGATAGCCACTACAAGGCCTTACAACAGTTACAGAGAGACCTCGGCCCATATCATTTCAATGTGCTGGCATTCCCATGCAATCAGTTTGGGCAGCAAGAACCAGACACTAACAAAGAAATTGAGAGTTTTGCGCGAAAGACTTATGGTGCCTCCTTTCCTATGTTCAGCAAAATTGCAGTCAGCGGAGCCGGTGCAATTCCTGCCTTCAAGTACTTAATTG ACATGTCACACGAAACTTGGCAAAACTTTGTTTCCCTGTTGGTCCACATAATGACAAGATAG